The sequence CGAAGGCTGTGCGACCTGGACAGGTAGTATTTGTTTTCTTTTAAAGTTAATTCTCTAAAACCATATGCATCATTTCCTatccaaataaaataaaataaaatctttagaACCATAAGCTATGTCATGCTGTCCTATCTTTTTTAAAATGGGTGAAACTCTTTCTTTCCTTTTCCTAATGTCGTgcaagaaaaaaattatttaatatcttGAACATAGATATTGTAACTGTTGTGCTTGACTGAGCCCTTAATTGTGCATGTAAAAGTTGTCTTAGGAGGGTTGTGCATGTGAATCTGTCTCTTTGccataacttaattaaaaaccTTGGCCATCTCACAACTGAATTTGATCGACATTGTtgtattatataatttatatttatgtgcAAGGGTGGTGTTGATACCTGCTTTTCTTctcattcttctcttcttttctctttGCCCCCCATCACCCTGTTTCATTATTTTCGGTTGGTTGAATGTCCTCGAGGAGATGTTTTAGATGAGACTAGGCCTTAACTGACCTCCAGTTTATTGTCCTTGTGGCTTGTTTACCATGTGGCACCCTCTCTCCACCCTCGGCTTATAATACTCCAGTGAATGGATATACTATAAAATCTGTAGTTAAAGTATGTGGAAGCTCCGAGATATTTGTTGAACTCGGAAATTCATTTATTTATATGTTTTGGGTTTCTAATATTTTAGATGGTAGAATTTTGTTTTGGGCGCATCAGAACTCCTCAGTTATGTTCTGGTTTCCTTTTAATCTAGGTCCCCCGTGGTGCTGCTGCGGCAGTCTGTTTCAAGATTGGACTTGTGCATCTGGAGCAGAATCAACTTTCAGATGCATTATCCTGCTTCGATGAGGCTTTCCTTGCTCTGGCCAAGGATCAATCTCGTGGAGATGACATTAAGGCACAAGCTACTATATGTGCCCAATACAAGATTGCCGTCACCCTTCTTCAGGTTATTATGGTTCTATTTTCCTTGAGAGTTACCGAGATTCACTCATTTTAGTGTCAatttttttctattattttatttcctCGTGCAAAGAGCAATTATGTTGAAACTTTAAAAGAAGTATGACGAAGGAAGCTTAGTTCCTTTATCATCTTACATCCTCCCTCGGAAGTTTCACTAAACCTTTTCTCCTCTCACGCATAGACTTGATGCACCTATAACTTGACCAATTGACTCATTGAAGTAATGTCAAAGCAAAATTTTGTGTGAAATAATTGTTGCTAGTTAACACTTGCATGGGTTTGTCCTGTCATTTGGTACTACAGAGAAAGCTGTAGCTTTCTTTTTGGGTTCGATAGAGTCAGAGTAGAATGATTGTCATTTTGTTCCCAGAGGTTTTGCATTAAATCCAAGTGATCCTTCTACTTCAAAAATCATGCGAACTAGTCTCATCTACTTGTACTAagatagtgtttgggagagtttCTACAAAACACTTTTTAGCTttctcttaacaaaattttcaaaattttgtcaaaTAAAAGCTGATAAGTGCTTCCTACTTCCTAGaagctcttccaaacactacctaagaaCCTGCTCATCCATTTAAGTGTTTTCATGTGAATGACAATTTTAACTATTCTATGTTATTGCAGGAGATCAACCGACTGCAGAAAGTTCAAGGTCCCAGTGCAATCAGCGCAAAAGATGAGATGGCTAGATTGTCGCGTCATCTGGGCTCATTGCCTCTTCTTGCCAAGCACAGAATAAATTGCATTCGAACTGCCATAAAAAGGAACATGGATGTGCAGAACTATGCCTATTCTAAGCAAATGCTCGAATTACTCTTATCAAAAGCACCTCCAGGAAAGCAAGATGAGTTGAGAAGCCTAATCGACATATGCATTCAGAGAGGCTTGTCCAATAAGTCCATAGATCCATTGGAAGATCCATCCCAATTCTGTGCCGCCACACTGAGCCGTCTATCTACTATTGGATATGATGTCTGTGATCTTTGTGGTGCTAAATTCTCAGCTGTGTCGAGTCCCGGCTGCATTATCTGTGGAATGGGAAGCATAAAAAGATCAGATGCAATTGCCGGACCTGTTCCTTCACCATTTGGCTGAGGTTATCTAGCAATACACTTGATTTCCTTACCAACACCACCTGGTACAAAATCGATATATTCATATCACGGCCTCTCttgtattttaatattttataattttcatcTTTTTGTGTGTATATATGGGCCATTTTATCTCATTAACTTAACAGAAGGTTTTGTTACTGTGTAACTGTGCTCTCTACGTATTTTGTGGACGACTGTTAGAATTAGACATATTTGTATCAAATACAGTTGCTGCTATTGGTGAGTTTGATAAATATCGAGTCAGGACCGTTCCCATATCGGAGACGGAATGCAGATAGGCTACCATTTTTCACCATGTTCCTTGTATTTGCTAAAGTTACAAAATTGCTTCATGTGCCATTTCTCTGCTTGAATATTCTGATGAATATTGCTGAAGGTAGGAAGTGTAGTattctcttcttctttttttgttAATGTAATTTTAATCGCGAAGCTGCTGCCAATGTGCCACTTGTGTTAATTAgttcttttttcatttttcaaaacctggttcttatttatttttaattttttaaactaaACTTGACTCTTATTTTAGGTCTCCAAATGGCGTAATTTTTCCTCTCTCatgttaattaattatgtttacTGCTTTCTTTTTCTGATcaagtaatcatgttttacttgaaAAATgccacatgaaaaaaaaaattctagtaCTCCAAATAACAACCGAGAGGAAAAGGTTCCGAGTAAGCCACATGATGAAATATAATGAAGATGAAAATATGTCAACCAACACGATATGATACTGACCACTAAAGGACCTTTCATGGCAGAAGTAACTAAGCTTTTACGGTTTACCAAATTTAAATAACCCGGACAAAATTTTGTTGAACATACAGTTACCGTTGTATTTCTTTGGTGCAAGAAAAAAAGTTGGCAATTGGCATACAATAAATAAGCACATACATCGGAACTATCAATCCCCAAGAAATTTGCGCTTCTTTGTTGTGTTCATAAAAGGCCTGATGACCCATTCAGTCTGAGCTTCATCCTGTTCCATCGTTCCTAATTTAACCTGCAACGTGAAAAATATCAGCAAAATGTTAAGTATACCACGGTTGAATGACAACACCCGAATTAAGATTAATGGTCTCTATCACAATGAGTTTCATGTTGGAGATgaataaaaattttacaaagCTAAGACAGACTCCAGAGTTTAGATGAGTTGGGCAATAGTCAAAGAGAGTagtcaaattttgaatttttaaaaatcatatgaattttttataaaaagctCGGTCGAGATGGTGGCAATGGTTCTGATTGTGCAGTTTGGGAACACCCTATAATTATAGGTTGAACAAACACAACGTTCTATTCATCCGAATTGACCGGTCTTGTATCTAGACTGAACCTACTTTACCTGATACAGCCGCATTTCGAACCGGGGGCCTAtctctttcagttcaatcgaCTTGGGACCTCCACGCTTCTCATAGAGATGATGCCTGCATGATTTCACCAGACTTACAGCACCCATGAAAAGATTAGTTGGTGGAACATTGCTTCACAAGATAACTACCTGAATGAAATATAATCTGATTGATTTGCAAAAGTCACAATTCGCTTTGTATCCGGCTTGGGCACAGGAAATAGATACTTTAAAATGTTTGCGGTCCTTTGACCGAGCTGCCAACAATTGAAAATTCCACAAATATTATAAAAGGTTCATAATAGCTTAAAGGAAACAGAAATTTGACACAGGAAATAGATGCTTTAAAATGTTTGCTGTCCTTTGACCGACAATTAAAAATTCCACAAGTATATTATAAAAAGTTCATATTAGATTAAAGGCAACAGAAAGTTCTGGCACAATTTGGCTAAGAAACCTGATGTCAGCAGTCCAGTGCACaacataatttttggttttatAATCATTAAAATTAACAAACTTTTGGAGGTGTTATAATCGTTACAATTCAATTGTTGGCTTTGTGGGAACACGAAAGAATATTGACCTGCAAAACAAGCATGTGCATGCACATATCATATTCTCACATGTTGAGAGAGAGTCAGAGAAATAGAAGATAAGGCCAagtgataaaataaaaaataaaaaaaaagtcaagATGCACATAAGGTAGTCAACACAAGGATCATGCCCATTAAGAAAGTTAACTAAAAAGTCTACAAGAATTACAGATGTATCCAAATGACAATGCAGTAAAGTGCTATGAAACCCACAGAGGTGCAAATATAGTTATGATACACAATATCTGGTCGCATATTGAGCACGAATTTTACACAGTTCTATTAGATAGGAAAGCTGATGgattttgaaatttcaaaattctgTATCTGACTAACCGCAAGTTTGCAGCCAAAAATCATTCAAGATTACTAAGATTATCTTGTTAAGTGACAGGTTAAAACAGCGGAGGCACGATCCCTCATTAGGTTCAAGTTGCTCGAGTCAAATCTCAAGCTGAGACAACAGaggcaagaaaaaaaaagaatcaGAAAAAGAAAGATAACCTTAGTAGAGAAGTTGTTAAGTATCAGATGCGGGTAAACCTCAGGCATTGTTCCAATAGCTTTCTTATCCTTAATGTCGTGTCTTGTAACCTACGAGAAAATGCTAGATTACAATATCACATGGAAACAGGATAAAAAGTTGTATGTCAAACAAAGTATAGTACTAACCACATTGAGTAATCCAAAGCTAGCGGTAGGACCAAAAGGAAGATGGCTTATGATCATACCAT comes from Henckelia pumila isolate YLH828 chromosome 4, ASM3356847v2, whole genome shotgun sequence and encodes:
- the LOC140864822 gene encoding uncharacterized protein; translated protein: MLKRNTRLKKEYLYRKNLEVKERLLYEKKRKIREALAEGKPIPTELRNEEAALRQEIDLEDEHTAVPRSTIDDEYANATNRDPKILLTTSRDPSAPLTQFVKELKFVFPNAQRMNRGGQVLSEIIETCRAHDFTDVILVHEHRGVPDGMIISHLPFGPTASFGLLNVVTRHDIKDKKAIGTMPEVYPHLILNNFSTKLGQRTANILKYLFPVPKPDTKRIVTFANQSDYISFRHHLYEKRGGPKSIELKEIGPRFEMRLYQVKLGTMEQDEAQTEWVIRPFMNTTKKRKFLGD